One genomic segment of Diceros bicornis minor isolate mBicDic1 chromosome 13, mDicBic1.mat.cur, whole genome shotgun sequence includes these proteins:
- the LOC131413233 gene encoding L-amino-acid oxidase-like, protein MNFKAKAKMRGILIFGLLLATPSCRGSYDDLVKCFQDPEYESILVTAQEGLHTSPMPRHVVVMGAGMSGLAAAKALQDAGHQMSRSWRGLTHLAPRVLTFRNEDEGWCFELGPMRIPKAHRLVHTYVKKLGLQLNKFLQYDDNTWYLFNGQRYRTREVKADPELLGYSVNPTDKGKSAVKLFYQSIAKLRKSLKNFNCSHLMSFYDSYSTKAYLLKEGKLSRGAVNMIGDVMNEDAGYYKYLLESLWTDTIFLKSDDFSEITSGFDQLPKALSASLKPGTIRLGSKVEMVVRDGPEVRISYRMDEPNSALHTLTADFVIISASAKATCLITFKPPLSPDEVDALCSVHYTSATKVVLACNEPFWERDGIQGGVSITDRPSRYIYYPSHSPPSGKGVLLASYTVDDDPLFFISMKHDQEVDIVLEDLAAVHQIPKEDLRHMCPSSVLKRWSLDPLTMGAFTEFTPYQFADYSQQLFWPEGRIYFAGEHTCLPHAWIDTAIKSSLQAARSIQAAVDQEAMGRHKTFTNTQNCF, encoded by the exons ATGAACTTCAAGGCCAAGGCCAAGATGAGGG GAATCCTCATCTTTGGGCTCCTGTTGGCTACTCCCAGCTGCCGTGGCTCCTATGATGACCTGGTCAAGTGCTTCCAGGACCCTGAATACGAGTCCATTCTTGTCACGGCCCAGGAGGGCCTCCACACCTCCCCAATGCCCAGGCACGTGGTGGTAATGGGAGCTGGCATGTCCGGCCTGGCAGCGGCCAAGGCACTGCAGGATGCTGGCCACCAGATGAGCAGGTCTTGGAGGGGCCTCACTCACTT AGCACCACGAGTGCTCACATTCAGGAATGAGGACGAGGGCTGGTGCTTTGAACTGGGGCCCATGCGAATCCCAAAGGCCCACAG GCTGGTCCACACCTATGTCAAGAAGCTGGGCCTGCAGCTGAACAAGTTCCTCCAATATGATGACAACACCTGGTACCTCTTCAATGGACAACGCTATCGCACCAGGGAGGTCAAGGCCGACCCAGAGCTCCTGGGCTATTCCGTGAATCCCACAGACAAGGGCAAGAGCGCTGTGAAGCTCTTCTACCAGTCCATTGCCAAG CTCagaaaaagtctgaaaaattTCAACTGCAGCCACCTGATGTCCTTTTATGATTCTTACTCCACCAAG GCTTACCTGCTGAAGGAAGGGAAGCTGAGCCGAGGAGCAGTAAATATGATTGGGGATGTAATGAATGAGGATGCTGGATACTATAAGTACCTTCTAGAGTCCCTGTGGACTGACACGATCTTCCTCAAAAGTGACGA CTTTTCCGAGATCACCAGTGGCTTTGACCAGCTCCCCAAGGCCCTCAGTGCCAGCTTGAAGCCTGGCACCATCCGTCTGGGCTCCAAGGTGGAGATGGTAGTGAGGGATGGGCCTGAGGTCCGGATTTCCTACCGAATGGACGAGCCCAACTCGGCACTGCATACCCTCACTGCGGACTTTGTCATCATCTCCGCCTCAGCCAAGGCCACATGCCTCATTACCTTTAAGCCACCGCTCTCCCCAGACGAGGTGGATGCGCTCTGCTCGGTGCATTACACCAGTGCCACCAAGGTGGTTCTGGCCTGTAATGAGCCCTTCTGGGAGCGGGATGGCATCCAGGGTGGGGTGTCCATCACTGACCGGCCCTCGCGGTACATCTACTACCCAAGCCACAGCCCCCCCAGCGGCAAGGGTGTTCTGCTGGCCTCCTACACTGTGGATGATGATCCCCTCTTCTTCATATCCATGAAGCATGACCAGGAAGTGGATATCGTCCTGGAGGACCTGGCGGCTGTGCACCAGATACCCAAGGAGGACCTGCGGCACATGTGCCCCTCCTCCGTGCTCAAGCGCTGGTCCCTGGACCCCCTCACCATGGGCGCCTTCACTGAGTTCACACCCTACCAATTTGCCGACTATTCGCAGCAGCTCTTCTGGCCAGAGGGTCGCATCTACTTTGCTGGCGAGCACACCTGCCTGCCCCATGCCTGGATAGACACTGCCATCAAGTCCAGCCTCCAGGCAGCCAGGAGCATCCAGGCTGCCGTGGACCAGGAGGCCATGGGGAGACACAAGACCTTCACCAACACCCAGAATTGTTTCTAA